In the Chryseobacterium sp. MYb264 genome, one interval contains:
- the ilvD gene encoding dihydroxy-acid dehydratase: MCNTELNKYSKTLTKDPTQPATQAMFYGIGFQKEDFDKAQIGIASMGYDGNTCNMHLNGLAEIVKKGVKEKNLVGLMFHTIGISDGMTNGTDGMRYSLVSRDIIADSIEAVCAGQYYDGLITVPGCDKNMPGSLMAMARLDRPSIMVYGGSIAPGHYKGEDLNIVSAFEALGNKIAGKISEEDFQGVIQNSCPSAGACGGMYTANTMASAIEALGMSLPYSSSYPALSKEKKEECQFAGHYIKILLEKDIKPSDIMTPKAFENALRLIMILGGSTNAVLHFIAIAKSIGYDLTLDDFRRISDETPFLADLKPSGKYLMEDLHKVGGVPAVMKYMLDLGLLHGDCLTVTGKTIAENLEHVTSIIERQQNIIHDIKNPIKETGHIRIMYGNLAEKGSVAKITGKEGNYFRGTAIVFDGEKEFIKGIEDKKIQEGNVVVIKNEGPKGAPGMPEMLKPTSALMGSGLGKNVALITDGRFSGGTHGFVVGHITPEAFVGGLIGLIKDGDVIELDAEKNTINALLSDEEIAKRKSEFTQPEYKVKSGVLYKYAKSVADASQGCVTDL, from the coding sequence ATGTGTAATACAGAACTGAACAAATACTCTAAGACATTAACGAAAGATCCCACGCAGCCGGCAACACAGGCGATGTTTTACGGAATTGGCTTTCAAAAGGAAGATTTTGACAAGGCTCAGATCGGAATTGCCAGCATGGGCTATGATGGAAATACCTGTAATATGCACCTGAACGGTCTTGCGGAAATTGTGAAAAAAGGGGTCAAAGAGAAAAATTTAGTAGGACTCATGTTCCACACCATCGGTATCAGCGACGGAATGACCAACGGAACCGATGGAATGCGATATTCTTTGGTAAGCCGTGACATCATTGCAGATTCTATCGAAGCCGTTTGCGCCGGACAATATTATGACGGACTTATTACAGTTCCCGGTTGCGACAAAAATATGCCAGGTTCCCTGATGGCAATGGCGAGATTGGATCGCCCTTCGATCATGGTGTACGGCGGAAGTATCGCTCCAGGGCATTACAAAGGTGAAGACCTCAATATTGTTTCGGCTTTTGAGGCATTGGGAAATAAAATTGCTGGAAAAATTTCCGAAGAAGATTTTCAGGGGGTGATCCAGAATTCCTGTCCTAGCGCAGGCGCCTGTGGCGGAATGTACACGGCAAATACCATGGCTTCAGCCATCGAAGCGTTGGGAATGAGCTTACCTTATTCTTCATCGTATCCGGCATTAAGCAAAGAAAAAAAGGAAGAATGCCAGTTTGCAGGGCATTATATTAAAATATTACTTGAAAAAGACATCAAACCGTCAGATATTATGACTCCGAAAGCGTTTGAAAATGCGTTAAGGTTGATCATGATCCTCGGCGGAAGTACCAATGCCGTCCTGCATTTTATAGCGATTGCCAAATCGATAGGTTACGACCTTACTTTAGATGATTTCCGTCGTATCAGTGATGAAACGCCTTTTCTGGCAGATCTTAAACCAAGCGGAAAGTACCTGATGGAAGACCTTCACAAAGTTGGCGGCGTCCCGGCGGTGATGAAATATATGCTGGATCTGGGCTTGCTTCACGGCGATTGTTTAACGGTAACCGGAAAGACCATTGCCGAAAATCTGGAGCATGTAACTTCTATTATTGAGAGACAGCAGAACATTATTCATGATATTAAAAATCCGATTAAAGAAACAGGACATATCAGAATTATGTACGGAAATCTTGCTGAGAAAGGATCTGTAGCCAAAATTACAGGTAAAGAAGGAAACTATTTCCGCGGAACAGCGATTGTTTTTGATGGCGAAAAAGAATTCATTAAAGGCATTGAAGATAAAAAAATTCAGGAAGGAAATGTGGTCGTTATTAAAAATGAAGGTCCGAAAGGTGCTCCCGGAATGCCGGAAATGCTGAAACCTACTTCTGCGTTAATGGGCTCCGGATTAGGTAAAAATGTAGCCCTGATCACCGACGGCAGGTTTTCAGGAGGTACTCACGGCTTCGTCGTCGGGCATATTACTCCCGAAGCTTTCGTTGGCGGATTGATCGGGTTGATCAAAGATGGAGATGTCATCGAACTTGATGCAGAAAAAAATACCATCAATGCCCTTTTATCGGACGAAGAAATTGCCAAGAGAAAGTCGGAATTTACACAACCTGAATACAAAGTGAAAAGCGGAGTTCTGTATAAATATGCCAAGTCGGTTGCCGATGCTTCACAAGGGTGCGTCACCGATTTATAA
- a CDS encoding branched-chain amino acid transaminase, with translation MYYNDDSVLFFDGEYMKAKEAKTDLYGQSLHYGYAVFEGIKSYKTANGTKVFKAEEHYDRLRKSAETMLMPFDYSTEEMVEATYKLLEMNNLSNAYIRPIVICSPNMALSKGQKSYLAIEVWNWDNGYMANKMRVMTSSFQRPNPKAFKVEAKVSGHYVNSILACQEAKDKGFDEALVLDENGFVAESSGANIFFEKDGTLITPAKGSILPGITRATVLQLCGELGIPAEERFFKPEEMQGADAGFFCGTAAEIVALDSLDEVSFKLNWEESISSKIQTAYRHLVLEEDYSYLKSSLQYV, from the coding sequence ATGTATTACAATGACGACAGTGTTCTCTTTTTCGATGGGGAATATATGAAAGCAAAAGAAGCGAAGACCGATCTCTACGGACAATCGTTACATTACGGATATGCCGTTTTTGAAGGAATAAAATCATATAAAACAGCAAACGGGACCAAAGTTTTTAAAGCAGAAGAGCATTATGACCGATTGAGAAAGTCGGCAGAAACAATGCTGATGCCTTTCGATTATTCTACTGAAGAAATGGTAGAGGCAACCTATAAATTATTGGAAATGAATAATCTGAGCAACGCTTACATCCGTCCTATTGTTATTTGTTCTCCCAATATGGCCTTGTCAAAAGGACAGAAAAGTTATCTGGCGATAGAAGTGTGGAACTGGGACAATGGGTATATGGCCAATAAAATGCGGGTAATGACTTCGTCTTTCCAACGTCCGAATCCAAAAGCATTTAAAGTTGAGGCAAAGGTTAGCGGGCATTATGTAAATTCAATCCTGGCTTGTCAGGAAGCGAAAGATAAAGGATTTGATGAAGCATTGGTTCTTGATGAAAATGGGTTTGTTGCAGAAAGCTCAGGCGCTAATATTTTCTTTGAGAAAGACGGAACACTGATCACTCCTGCAAAAGGGAGCATCCTGCCGGGAATCACCCGTGCGACGGTCTTGCAGCTGTGTGGGGAGCTAGGGATTCCGGCTGAAGAAAGATTTTTTAAACCTGAAGAAATGCAGGGTGCAGATGCCGGATTTTTCTGTGGAACGGCAGCTGAAATTGTGGCTTTGGATTCACTCGATGAGGTTTCTTTCAAACTGAATTGGGAAGAAAGTATTTCCTCCAAAATTCAGACGGCCTATCGTCATTTGGTGTTGGAAGAAGATTATTCATACTTAAAATCAAGCCTGCAATATGTGTAA
- a CDS encoding AraC family transcriptional regulator encodes MNVKLYDQNRNAVLVEKEYLSIYYTEDGDIKESVTQLDLPIGKGYYREIYFENVHIGFGDGYLSEKIRMQFESSGETVEMYFALKGKSKTSCDCTLRNFAFDDYQHNIVYSHQLRGEMEWMSEAMQIFEINISPPFFDRFLSDESTLISRFREALHNRKTDLLDKHNQQISYNMYQLIQEILNCNRKGIFKRIYLEAKVIELILLQLEQFTNHNESHYPIPKADVERMYAVKEYMLENIDTTSSLIELAHMVGTNEFKLKKGFKELFGTTVFGFWNDAKMEQAKEILHEGNKSISDVAELVGYKNSRHFATAFKKKFGVVPSYFRK; translated from the coding sequence ATGAATGTAAAATTATATGATCAGAATAGAAATGCTGTTCTTGTTGAAAAAGAATATCTTAGCATTTACTACACCGAAGACGGTGATATTAAGGAAAGCGTTACCCAGCTGGATCTCCCGATTGGTAAAGGATATTATCGTGAAATCTATTTTGAGAACGTTCATATTGGCTTTGGGGACGGCTATTTATCTGAAAAAATAAGAATGCAGTTCGAAAGCAGTGGCGAAACAGTCGAAATGTATTTTGCCTTAAAAGGTAAAAGTAAAACGAGCTGCGACTGTACCCTGAGGAATTTTGCTTTCGATGATTATCAGCATAATATCGTGTATTCTCATCAGCTGAGAGGCGAAATGGAATGGATGTCGGAGGCGATGCAGATTTTCGAGATCAATATTTCACCCCCGTTTTTTGACCGTTTTTTATCAGATGAATCGACCTTGATCAGCCGTTTTCGGGAGGCTCTTCACAACCGGAAAACTGATCTGCTAGATAAGCATAACCAGCAGATCTCTTACAATATGTATCAGCTGATTCAGGAAATATTAAACTGCAACCGAAAAGGGATTTTTAAACGTATCTATCTGGAAGCGAAAGTGATTGAGCTCATCTTACTTCAGCTGGAACAGTTTACAAATCATAATGAAAGTCATTATCCCATTCCAAAAGCAGATGTCGAGAGAATGTATGCCGTAAAGGAATATATGCTGGAAAATATAGATACCACAAGCTCCCTTATCGAGCTGGCTCACATGGTGGGAACCAACGAGTTTAAATTAAAAAAAGGTTTCAAAGAATTATTTGGAACCACAGTTTTCGGATTCTGGAATGATGCCAAAATGGAGCAGGCCAAGGAAATTTTACATGAAGGAAATAAAAGCATCAGTGATGTAGCGGAGCTCGTAGGATATAAAAATTCAAGGCATTTTGCAACGGCTTTTAAGAAAAAATTTGGGGTAGTTCCGAGCTATTTTAGAAAATAA
- a CDS encoding TonB-dependent receptor plug domain-containing protein, which produces MEIFFNRLNTSKAIFMIFACTTVFNLIDAQTIIKIKKDNNILFSKEKITVEGRDNTYDLNTDSNGQIKIYEKEGNYFILIHNSSYSKRRYPIKITSDHQSIEIVLKNSAHEIEEVTLEGNKYSPIQKMKESPYTPEIIDFKELKTTTKTVVEALNLASGIRIQQQGGMGSTPNVILNGIDGKDVRIFVDEIPVYLLGRGFELQNLTTNMIERVEIYKGIIPVQFGADALGGVINIVTKKSEKDILGMSYMYGSWNSHEATFNASGHPFENKKIYAGFDAAYRHSDNNYRMDDVDVVVDDLYNTRKGQARRFNDQYDFGMAKVQMGIKDLSWADDLRLIASFTETYKEWQHGVTALRPWGEPFSREHTFGAAINWKKSDAEKNKWQMNVTAGYNFEHTYFEDISSRIYFWDGSYIQGSTKGESGLYSQGRTPKINQNVFYARENAFFKLGDQYKININLLTSLMELSGEDQAGTATYGKDPFTIPQKLFNNFLGASLESKFFQGQLTSNTSFKHYYNQVKGVSFKINNEFDQLNSSSSSDIGFGQVFKWTPTSVISILPGYEYTVRQPDSKEIFGDYITVSPNPNLQSAKSHNINFKVQYHSVNRKIFTGIGAFYRNSKNRILLTSFSNALAAYTNLLKTSTIGGEWFMEYKLNNNAGFNLNATYLDTRLRGTDNSGIFNSDYIGARIPNTPYLFGNAQIYYRLDPGDQKKYYLRFLYTASYVHEYFLTWAMNGIKSSKTTIPSQFVNDISISVNSKNDRWSLGIDCKNLTNAKVYDNFSVQRPGRSFYGKITYSFN; this is translated from the coding sequence ATGGAAATATTTTTTAATCGTTTAAATACAAGTAAGGCAATATTTATGATTTTCGCCTGCACTACCGTATTTAATTTAATTGATGCTCAAACGATTATAAAAATAAAAAAAGACAATAATATTCTTTTTTCTAAAGAAAAAATCACTGTTGAAGGAAGAGACAACACTTATGATTTAAATACCGACAGCAACGGACAGATTAAAATTTACGAAAAAGAAGGCAATTATTTTATTTTAATACATAATTCATCATACAGCAAAAGACGTTATCCTATAAAAATCACTTCCGATCACCAATCGATTGAAATTGTCCTTAAAAATTCAGCACATGAGATTGAAGAGGTTACCCTTGAAGGGAATAAGTACTCTCCCATTCAAAAAATGAAGGAATCTCCCTACACACCTGAAATCATTGATTTTAAAGAACTTAAAACGACTACCAAAACCGTTGTGGAAGCCTTAAATCTGGCATCAGGGATCCGCATTCAGCAGCAAGGAGGCATGGGAAGCACTCCCAATGTGATTCTTAACGGGATTGATGGTAAAGATGTACGCATTTTTGTGGATGAAATTCCGGTTTATCTCTTAGGACGCGGATTTGAACTTCAGAACCTTACCACCAATATGATCGAACGTGTTGAAATATACAAGGGTATTATTCCTGTGCAGTTTGGAGCCGATGCGCTGGGTGGGGTCATCAATATCGTGACCAAAAAGAGTGAAAAGGATATTTTAGGGATGAGCTATATGTACGGTTCATGGAATTCTCATGAAGCCACATTCAACGCTTCAGGTCATCCGTTTGAAAATAAAAAAATCTATGCCGGATTTGATGCCGCTTACCGTCATTCAGACAATAATTACCGCATGGATGATGTGGATGTAGTTGTGGACGATCTTTACAATACACGAAAAGGCCAGGCCAGAAGATTCAATGATCAGTATGATTTCGGAATGGCTAAAGTGCAGATGGGCATCAAAGATCTGAGCTGGGCAGATGATCTCAGACTGATCGCTTCTTTCACTGAAACCTACAAAGAATGGCAGCATGGAGTTACCGCATTGAGACCATGGGGCGAGCCTTTTTCAAGAGAACATACGTTCGGAGCGGCGATCAACTGGAAAAAATCGGATGCCGAAAAAAATAAATGGCAGATGAATGTCACTGCGGGATATAATTTTGAACATACTTACTTTGAAGATATTTCCTCCAGAATTTACTTTTGGGACGGCTCTTATATACAAGGCAGTACCAAAGGTGAAAGCGGACTTTACAGTCAGGGAAGAACTCCGAAAATTAATCAGAATGTGTTCTATGCCAGAGAAAATGCCTTTTTCAAATTGGGAGACCAATATAAAATCAATATCAATCTATTGACAAGCCTTATGGAGCTCAGTGGAGAAGACCAGGCGGGTACGGCAACTTATGGAAAAGACCCCTTTACCATACCGCAGAAGTTATTTAATAATTTTCTTGGAGCCTCATTGGAATCAAAATTTTTCCAAGGGCAGCTAACTTCCAATACTTCTTTCAAGCATTATTACAATCAGGTGAAAGGCGTTAGTTTTAAGATCAATAATGAATTTGATCAGCTGAATTCGTCATCTTCTTCCGATATTGGTTTCGGTCAGGTATTCAAATGGACACCAACTTCTGTAATTTCTATTCTTCCGGGTTATGAATATACGGTACGACAGCCCGACAGCAAGGAAATTTTTGGAGATTATATTACGGTAAGTCCGAATCCTAATTTACAATCAGCTAAAAGTCATAATATCAATTTCAAAGTACAATACCATTCGGTCAACAGGAAAATTTTTACGGGCATCGGAGCTTTTTACAGAAACTCAAAAAACCGCATCCTGCTTACTTCATTTTCCAATGCACTGGCTGCCTATACCAATCTTTTAAAGACCTCTACCATCGGCGGTGAATGGTTTATGGAATATAAACTCAACAATAATGCAGGTTTCAATCTTAATGCAACCTATTTAGATACCCGATTAAGAGGAACTGACAATTCAGGGATTTTCAATAGCGATTATATCGGGGCGAGAATTCCGAATACCCCTTACCTATTCGGAAATGCACAGATTTATTATAGGCTGGATCCGGGCGATCAAAAAAAATATTACCTCAGATTTCTATATACAGCTTCTTATGTGCACGAATATTTTCTTACCTGGGCCATGAATGGTATTAAATCTTCCAAGACTACCATTCCATCGCAGTTTGTCAATGATATTTCGATTTCTGTCAACTCCAAAAACGACCGTTGGAGTCTGGGAATAGACTGTAAAAATCTGACCAACGCAAAGGTATACGACAACTTCTCGGTACAGAGGCCGGGACGTAGCTTTTACGGAAAAATAACGTACTCATTCAACTAA